A window from Methylococcus mesophilus encodes these proteins:
- a CDS encoding glycosyltransferase family 4 protein: MNQAPLIYPARCRLHRNGANLIQALHVVESFDRIGVPTRLYLPPAKGVTVAARLRDFGIDEEIDLRLDPWLHTRFGLWPFFVRRLGELRTARGIFTHNLIVSRWLARFGLRHVLEIHDADRDLVQGGWMDHVVGCHRSRIIDWLVPVSRAAAKVLMESGADPERVLVAPNAVDLKAYARLPKFDPARLDHPTFVYLGTLAADRGLHVFDALARRGIGQAVLIGEAEPGSDFAVPDSVESRPFVPHHEVPGWYGRTDITLLPYPPQLATADSMSPMKLFEALAAGRPIIASDLPVLRELLEHEKTALLVDPEDVEAWIAAVRRLQSDRELAVRLAGAAAERARDFSWEKREENIAGACGWL, encoded by the coding sequence ATGAACCAAGCCCCCCTGATCTACCCCGCGCGCTGCCGTTTGCACCGCAACGGCGCCAACCTGATCCAGGCGCTGCACGTGGTCGAAAGCTTCGACCGGATCGGTGTGCCGACCCGGCTGTACCTGCCGCCGGCCAAAGGCGTCACCGTAGCGGCGCGCCTGCGCGACTTCGGGATCGACGAAGAGATCGACCTGAGGTTGGACCCCTGGCTGCACACCCGCTTCGGCCTATGGCCGTTCTTCGTCCGCCGTCTGGGCGAGCTGCGCACGGCCCGCGGCATCTTCACCCACAACCTGATCGTCAGCCGCTGGCTGGCACGGTTCGGGCTGCGCCACGTGCTGGAAATCCACGACGCCGACCGCGACCTGGTCCAGGGCGGCTGGATGGATCACGTGGTGGGCTGCCACCGCAGCCGGATCATCGACTGGCTGGTGCCGGTCAGCCGCGCCGCCGCCAAGGTACTGATGGAATCCGGCGCCGATCCGGAACGCGTGCTGGTCGCACCCAACGCGGTCGACTTGAAGGCCTATGCCAGACTGCCGAAATTCGACCCGGCCCGGCTCGATCACCCGACCTTCGTCTATCTGGGAACGCTGGCCGCGGACCGCGGACTGCATGTCTTCGACGCCCTGGCGCGGCGCGGCATCGGCCAAGCCGTGCTGATCGGCGAGGCCGAACCAGGCTCCGATTTCGCCGTGCCGGACAGCGTGGAATCCCGCCCTTTCGTGCCGCACCACGAGGTGCCCGGCTGGTACGGCCGCACCGATATCACACTGCTGCCCTACCCGCCGCAGCTCGCCACCGCCGATTCCATGAGCCCGATGAAGCTGTTCGAGGCACTGGCCGCCGGCCGACCCATCATCGCCAGCGACCTGCCGGTGCTGCGGGAACTGTTGGAACACGAGAAGACCGCGCTGCTGGTCGACCCGGAAGACGTGGAAGCCTGGATCGCCGCGGTCCGGCGGCTTCAGTCCGACCGCGAACTGGCCGTCCGGCTTGCCGGCGCCGCCGCGGAGCGCGCCCGCGATTTTTCCTGGGAGAAACGGGAAGAAAACATCGCTGGGGCCTGCGGCTGGCTGTGA
- a CDS encoding glycosyltransferase, whose amino-acid sequence MQTLASESRHIVLFGPSFGEGGVARDIVNLANGFVRAGMEVSVLVNRPNELFTEQLCPQVRQVVLPSRSDRGLARELLAFIRAHWPDVVLTTEERDDGIAVAVREELKDARVRFFLRMVTTLSVRLANQYRFRLNRALYRRRLRQIYTHCDGVICNSEGVADDLVAFLDLPREGVAVLPNPTITPELLAAAQEPIGHPWFAPGEPPVILGAGRLGRAKDFGTLLKAFALLHGKRPCRLMILGQGRQKERMEAQARELGVEADFELPGFVSNPYAYMARASLFVLSSLWEGCPNVLIEAMAVGTPVVATDCRSGPREILQGGRFGPLVPMREAEAMAGAMAATLDRPLPPAVLREAVQGYTVENSIRMHLETFFP is encoded by the coding sequence ATGCAGACGCTTGCCAGCGAATCCCGCCACATCGTCCTGTTCGGCCCGAGCTTCGGCGAAGGGGGCGTCGCGCGCGACATCGTCAATCTCGCCAATGGCTTCGTCCGGGCCGGCATGGAAGTCAGCGTCCTGGTGAACCGCCCGAACGAACTGTTCACCGAGCAGTTGTGTCCGCAGGTGCGCCAAGTGGTGTTGCCGAGCCGGAGCGACCGGGGCTTGGCGCGCGAACTGCTGGCCTTCATTCGGGCGCATTGGCCGGATGTCGTGCTGACGACCGAAGAACGCGACGACGGCATCGCCGTGGCGGTGCGCGAAGAACTCAAGGACGCCCGGGTGCGTTTCTTCCTGCGCATGGTCACCACCTTGTCGGTGCGGCTGGCGAACCAGTACCGGTTCCGGCTGAACCGCGCCCTATACCGCCGCAGGCTCCGGCAGATCTACACCCATTGCGACGGGGTTATCTGCAATTCCGAAGGGGTGGCGGACGACCTGGTGGCGTTCCTGGATCTGCCCCGCGAGGGAGTCGCGGTCCTGCCGAATCCCACCATCACGCCGGAACTCCTGGCGGCGGCTCAGGAGCCCATCGGGCATCCCTGGTTCGCGCCCGGCGAGCCGCCGGTGATTCTCGGCGCCGGCCGTTTGGGGCGGGCCAAGGATTTCGGGACGCTGCTCAAGGCCTTCGCCTTACTGCATGGCAAACGCCCATGCAGGCTGATGATCCTCGGCCAGGGGCGCCAGAAGGAGCGCATGGAAGCACAGGCGCGGGAACTCGGGGTGGAAGCGGATTTCGAGCTGCCCGGCTTCGTCTCCAATCCTTACGCCTACATGGCGCGGGCCAGTCTGTTCGTGCTGTCCTCGCTATGGGAGGGCTGCCCGAACGTGCTCATCGAGGCGATGGCCGTCGGCACCCCGGTGGTCGCCACCGATTGCCGCAGCGGACCGCGCGAGATCCTGCAGGGCGGCCGGTTCGGCCCGCTGGTGCCGATGCGCGAGGCGGAGGCGATGGCCGGGGCGATGGCGGCGACGCTCGATCGTCCTTTGCCCCCCGCCGTACTCCGCGAAGCGGTGCAGGGCTATACTGTCGAAAACAGCATCCGGATGCACCTGGAGACGTTCTTCCCCTGA
- a CDS encoding TMEM165/GDT1 family protein gives MSCFWSWSLPEWVGSPSLPSGALEWATASATTFALIAAAEIGDKSQLVCMTLAARHRGLPVLLGATVAFGLLNLAAVLFGAALVHWVPRPVVAGVVALLFLGFGLKSVLAREEAEDESVEEKPGHGVFVTTFLMILFAEFGDKTQLAVAGLGTSASPSAVWAGASLALVLTSVLGIWAGRTVLQRIPLVWLHRLSGVLFLALAVYAGMEAMPAALEVIRAFR, from the coding sequence ATGTCCTGCTTCTGGTCCTGGAGCCTGCCGGAATGGGTGGGCTCACCGTCGCTGCCGTCCGGCGCCCTCGAATGGGCAACGGCCTCCGCCACCACTTTCGCCCTGATCGCCGCCGCCGAGATCGGCGACAAGAGCCAGCTGGTCTGCATGACCCTGGCGGCCCGCCACCGCGGCCTGCCGGTGCTGCTGGGCGCAACGGTCGCCTTTGGGCTGCTCAACCTGGCGGCGGTGCTGTTCGGCGCGGCCTTGGTCCACTGGGTGCCGCGGCCCGTTGTGGCCGGGGTGGTTGCCCTCCTGTTCCTGGGATTCGGCCTGAAATCGGTGCTGGCGCGGGAGGAAGCGGAGGATGAATCGGTCGAGGAAAAGCCCGGACACGGTGTCTTCGTCACGACCTTCCTGATGATCCTGTTTGCCGAGTTCGGTGACAAGACCCAGCTGGCCGTGGCCGGGCTGGGCACCTCGGCCTCGCCTTCCGCGGTGTGGGCGGGTGCTTCGCTGGCCCTGGTTCTCACTTCCGTCCTGGGCATCTGGGCCGGGCGCACCGTCCTTCAGAGAATCCCGCTGGTCTGGCTGCACAGGCTCAGCGGCGTTCTGTTTCTGGCGCTGGCGGTTTATGCGGGCATGGAGGCCATGCCGGCGGCGCTGGAAGTCATCCGCGCCTTCCGCTGA
- a CDS encoding ZIP family metal transporter produces MAATVFKQLGERIGTWPLAQRYRALPPLMQRLVAVASAVISLTLVLALVYIYVSPVIAGGILASILAGLATGAGALPALFVRDVSHRTLCIMLGGAAGVMLAATAFSLIVPGIQYGNQVWPGKGIFAVALGMMTGALFLEAADRLLPYERFLAEKGELIGSLRKIWLFIVAITLHNFPEGMAVGVSFGGGDWHNGVTLAIAVALQNIPEGLAVAMPLVGMGYDRRQAVLIATLTGLVEPIGGVLGLGMVSAFFPLLPLGMAFAAGAMLFVISDDIIPETQSRGKMRAATFAVMIGFIVMMILDNLFS; encoded by the coding sequence ATGGCGGCGACTGTCTTCAAGCAACTGGGCGAACGTATCGGCACCTGGCCTCTGGCGCAGCGGTACCGCGCCCTGCCGCCGCTGATGCAGCGGCTGGTCGCGGTCGCTTCGGCGGTGATATCGCTCACGCTGGTTCTGGCCCTGGTCTACATCTACGTCAGCCCGGTGATCGCCGGCGGGATTCTCGCCAGCATCCTGGCGGGACTCGCGACCGGGGCGGGGGCCTTGCCCGCGCTGTTCGTCCGCGACGTTTCCCACCGCACCCTCTGCATCATGCTGGGCGGGGCGGCAGGCGTCATGCTGGCGGCGACGGCATTTTCCCTGATCGTGCCGGGCATCCAGTACGGCAATCAGGTCTGGCCGGGCAAAGGCATCTTCGCGGTGGCGCTCGGCATGATGACCGGTGCCCTGTTCCTGGAAGCCGCCGATCGCCTGTTGCCCTATGAGCGGTTTCTGGCGGAGAAGGGCGAATTGATCGGTTCGCTCCGGAAGATATGGCTCTTCATCGTCGCCATCACCTTGCACAATTTTCCCGAAGGCATGGCGGTCGGCGTCAGCTTCGGCGGCGGGGATTGGCACAACGGCGTCACCCTGGCGATCGCCGTAGCCCTTCAGAACATTCCCGAAGGGCTGGCGGTCGCCATGCCCCTGGTCGGCATGGGATACGACCGCCGGCAGGCGGTGCTTATCGCGACGCTGACCGGGCTGGTGGAGCCGATCGGCGGGGTCCTGGGGCTGGGCATGGTCTCGGCCTTTTTCCCGCTGCTGCCGCTGGGCATGGCGTTCGCCGCTGGGGCGATGCTGTTCGTGATCAGCGACGACATCATTCCCGAGACCCAGTCCCGCGGCAAGATGCGCGCGGCGACGTTCGCCGTCATGATTGGCTTCATCGTGATGATGATCCTGGATAACCTGTTCAGTTGA
- the surE gene encoding 5'/3'-nucleotidase SurE yields MHILLSNDDGYAAPGLRALAAALSPLAKITVVAPERNRSGASNSLTLERPLRASRAENGFIRVDGTPTDCVHLAITGLLDSEPDMVFAGINHGANLGDDVIYSGTVAAATEGRFLGLPAVAISLAAHNPEHFETAAQVAVELLGRIRENPLPADTILNVNVPDIPLEELRGYQATRLGARHKAEAVIRSRDPRGREIFWVGCAGPEADAGPGTDFHAIRENCVSVTPLQIDLTRYERLNQLGAWLPGGVAA; encoded by the coding sequence ATGCACATACTCCTCAGCAACGACGACGGCTACGCCGCCCCCGGTCTTCGCGCCCTGGCCGCCGCCCTTTCCCCGCTCGCCAAGATCACGGTCGTCGCCCCCGAGCGCAACCGCAGCGGCGCCAGCAACTCCCTGACCCTGGAGCGGCCCTTGCGCGCCTCGCGCGCCGAGAACGGCTTCATCCGGGTCGACGGCACCCCTACGGACTGCGTGCACCTGGCCATCACCGGGCTGCTGGACAGCGAGCCGGACATGGTGTTCGCCGGCATCAACCACGGCGCCAATCTGGGCGACGACGTCATTTACTCCGGCACCGTCGCCGCGGCCACCGAGGGCCGTTTCCTCGGGCTGCCTGCGGTGGCGATCTCGCTGGCGGCCCACAACCCGGAGCACTTCGAGACGGCGGCCCAGGTCGCCGTCGAACTCCTGGGGCGCATCCGCGAAAACCCGCTGCCGGCGGACACCATACTGAACGTCAACGTCCCCGACATCCCCCTGGAGGAACTTCGGGGCTACCAGGCCACGCGGCTCGGCGCCCGCCACAAGGCGGAGGCGGTCATCCGCAGCCGCGACCCGCGCGGTCGGGAGATTTTCTGGGTGGGCTGCGCCGGCCCCGAGGCCGATGCCGGCCCCGGCACCGATTTCCACGCCATCCGCGAGAACTGCGTGTCGGTCACCCCGCTGCAGATCGACCTCACCCGCTACGAGCGGCTCAATCAACTGGGCGCGTGGCTGCCCGGCGGAGTCGCCGCATGA
- a CDS encoding protein-L-isoaspartate(D-aspartate) O-methyltransferase, whose translation MNARLRGIGMTSPRTRERMVNRLRELGIRHERVLDAMLNVPRHIFVEEAFASRAYEDMALPIGFGQTISQPYTVARMTELLVEAGPLRRVLEVGTGSGYQTAVLAHLVGIVYSVERIQALQERAIRSLTDLSLRNVRLKHGDGHWGWRESGPFDGIIVTAAPIRLPDALLDQLNPGGVLVAPVGAGREQTIERIVRTGSGFDALSVEPAVFVPLLAGMA comes from the coding sequence ATGAATGCCCGCCTGCGGGGCATCGGCATGACATCGCCGCGCACCCGCGAGCGCATGGTCAACCGGCTGCGGGAGCTCGGGATTCGCCACGAGCGGGTGTTGGACGCCATGCTGAACGTCCCCCGCCATATCTTCGTCGAAGAAGCCTTCGCCAGCCGGGCCTACGAGGACATGGCCCTGCCGATCGGATTCGGCCAGACTATCTCGCAGCCCTACACGGTCGCCCGCATGACCGAATTGCTGGTCGAGGCCGGCCCGCTGCGCCGCGTGCTGGAAGTAGGCACCGGCTCCGGGTATCAGACCGCTGTCCTGGCCCATCTGGTCGGGATCGTCTATTCGGTGGAACGCATCCAGGCCTTGCAGGAACGGGCCATCCGCAGCCTGACCGATCTGAGCCTCCGGAATGTGCGGCTGAAGCACGGCGACGGTCATTGGGGCTGGCGCGAATCCGGCCCCTTCGACGGCATCATCGTGACCGCTGCCCCGATACGCCTGCCGGACGCCCTGCTGGACCAGCTCAACCCCGGCGGCGTACTGGTCGCCCCGGTCGGAGCGGGCCGGGAACAGACGATCGAACGCATCGTGCGCACCGGCTCGGGCTTTGACGCGTTGTCCGTGGAACCGGCCGTGTTCGTTCCGCTGCTGGCCGGCATGGCCTGA
- a CDS encoding bifunctional acetate--CoA ligase family protein/GNAT family N-acetyltransferase, producing MAGPYLDTLFRPRAVAVFGASERPDSVGFRIFGNLLEGGFRGPVHPVNPKHEQVLGQRCYKSLSEIDGAVDLALIATPAPTVPAILRECGEQSVRAAIVFSAGFGDGDSQGRRLSQALLAEAGNQGVRLLGPNCLGLMRPSLNLNATFSNNVALPGGLALVSQSGALCTAIVDWASAHRIGFSVVASIGSAYDLDFGDILDYLALDQETRSILLYVEGIRDARRFMSGLRTAARLKPVIVIKAGRYAEGSRAAVSHTGALVGADDVFDAALKRAGVVRAKTIEQLFAAAQLLAGAHPVQGERLAIVTNAGGPGVMATDAAVERRLRLAELSQSTLQRLDQALPAFWSHGNPIDILGDATPERYASAVEACLGDPGVDGLLVMLTPQAMTDPTGAAKRTLEAIGDSKKPVLACWLGETQVREGRALFTEHGIPSFPNPESATEAFGFLAEHHRNQQMLLQVPGPLAELGPPDIAGAHLIVEGALGDKRSLLSPLETRAILGAFRIPMLPALPAHSPNEALAAAECLGFPVALKVLSPDITHKSDVDGVVLNVTHAESVRQAYNDLLARVGRRKPDARIEGVSVEKMYTGRHGRELLVGVIDDPVFGPVIGFGAGGTAVEISRDRAIGLPPINAHIARTLIGQTRVSAALGAFRNLPPIRMESLVQTLQRVSEMVCELPQIREMDINPLMADDTGVYALDARIVVRHPPPGRRRYDHMAIHPYPAQWVGRFQLNDGTAVTLRPIRPEDAAMEQEFVRGLSEEAKYFRFMQSVQELSPDMLVRLTQLDYHRELALIATVETGERETEVAVARFFSNPGGKTAEFAIVVADAWQRRGIGARLMTTLADAAREKGIQKLQGEVLAGNGKMLHFMEALGFSAAPAAEDASIVQVFRNL from the coding sequence ATGGCGGGCCCCTACCTCGACACACTCTTCCGGCCTCGCGCCGTCGCCGTGTTCGGCGCCAGCGAGCGGCCCGATTCGGTGGGATTCCGCATCTTCGGCAACCTGCTCGAAGGCGGCTTCCGCGGCCCGGTCCATCCCGTCAATCCCAAGCACGAACAGGTCCTGGGCCAGCGCTGCTACAAGTCGCTGAGCGAGATCGACGGCGCCGTCGACCTGGCCCTGATCGCCACCCCGGCACCCACCGTCCCCGCCATCCTGAGAGAATGCGGCGAGCAGAGCGTCCGCGCCGCGATCGTGTTCTCCGCGGGTTTCGGGGATGGCGACAGCCAAGGCCGCCGCCTGTCCCAGGCGCTGCTCGCGGAAGCCGGAAATCAAGGCGTACGGCTGCTCGGACCGAACTGCCTGGGGCTGATGCGGCCCAGCCTGAATCTCAACGCCACCTTCAGCAACAATGTCGCTCTGCCGGGCGGGCTCGCCCTGGTGTCCCAGTCCGGCGCCCTGTGCACGGCAATCGTCGACTGGGCCAGCGCCCACCGGATCGGGTTTTCCGTGGTCGCCTCCATCGGCTCGGCTTACGACCTCGATTTCGGCGACATCCTGGATTACCTGGCGCTGGACCAGGAGACCCGCAGCATCCTGTTGTATGTGGAAGGCATCCGCGATGCCCGCCGCTTCATGAGCGGCTTGCGGACGGCAGCCCGACTCAAACCCGTCATCGTCATCAAGGCCGGCCGCTACGCCGAAGGCTCCCGCGCCGCGGTCTCCCACACCGGCGCCCTGGTGGGCGCCGACGACGTATTCGACGCCGCATTGAAACGCGCCGGCGTGGTCCGCGCCAAAACGATCGAGCAGTTGTTCGCCGCGGCGCAGTTGCTGGCCGGTGCTCACCCCGTCCAGGGCGAACGTCTGGCCATCGTCACCAACGCTGGGGGCCCCGGTGTGATGGCGACGGACGCCGCAGTCGAACGCCGTCTGCGTCTGGCCGAGCTGTCCCAGAGCACGCTGCAGCGCCTCGACCAAGCCCTGCCGGCTTTCTGGTCTCACGGCAATCCGATCGACATTCTCGGCGACGCCACGCCGGAGCGCTATGCCTCAGCGGTCGAAGCCTGCCTGGGCGATCCCGGCGTCGACGGCCTGCTGGTGATGCTCACGCCGCAGGCCATGACCGATCCCACCGGCGCGGCGAAGCGGACGCTCGAAGCCATCGGAGATTCGAAAAAGCCGGTTCTGGCTTGCTGGCTCGGCGAAACCCAGGTCCGGGAGGGCCGGGCGCTGTTCACCGAACATGGCATCCCCTCCTTCCCCAACCCGGAAAGCGCGACCGAAGCCTTCGGCTTCCTCGCCGAACACCATCGCAACCAGCAAATGCTGCTGCAGGTGCCCGGCCCCCTGGCCGAACTCGGACCGCCCGATATCGCCGGCGCCCACCTGATCGTGGAAGGCGCGCTGGGAGACAAGCGGAGCCTCCTTTCCCCGCTGGAAACGCGGGCCATCCTCGGAGCCTTCCGCATCCCCATGCTGCCGGCTCTCCCCGCCCATTCCCCCAACGAGGCCCTGGCGGCGGCGGAGTGCCTCGGATTTCCCGTGGCCCTGAAAGTGCTGTCGCCCGACATCACCCACAAGTCCGACGTGGACGGTGTGGTGCTCAACGTGACGCATGCCGAATCGGTGCGGCAGGCCTACAACGACCTGCTGGCGCGGGTCGGCCGGCGCAAACCGGACGCCCGCATCGAAGGGGTGTCGGTGGAAAAAATGTACACTGGCCGGCACGGGCGCGAACTGCTGGTCGGCGTGATCGACGATCCGGTTTTCGGGCCGGTGATCGGTTTCGGCGCTGGCGGCACGGCGGTGGAGATCAGCCGCGACCGGGCGATCGGCCTGCCGCCGATCAACGCCCACATCGCCCGCACCCTGATCGGCCAGACCCGCGTCTCCGCCGCCCTCGGTGCTTTTCGCAACCTGCCGCCGATCCGTATGGAATCGCTGGTCCAGACCCTGCAGCGGGTATCGGAGATGGTATGCGAACTGCCGCAAATCCGCGAAATGGACATCAATCCACTGATGGCCGACGATACCGGGGTGTATGCGCTGGATGCCCGAATCGTCGTGCGCCACCCACCGCCCGGACGCAGGCGCTACGATCACATGGCGATCCATCCCTATCCCGCGCAGTGGGTCGGCCGGTTTCAGCTCAACGACGGCACCGCCGTCACCCTCCGCCCGATACGGCCCGAGGACGCGGCGATGGAGCAGGAATTCGTCCGCGGCCTGTCGGAGGAGGCCAAGTATTTCCGCTTCATGCAATCGGTCCAGGAATTGAGCCCGGACATGCTGGTGCGCCTGACCCAGCTCGATTACCACCGGGAACTCGCTCTGATCGCGACCGTCGAGACCGGAGAAAGGGAGACGGAGGTGGCGGTCGCGCGCTTTTTCAGCAATCCGGGCGGAAAAACCGCCGAATTCGCCATCGTCGTCGCCGATGCCTGGCAGCGCCGCGGCATCGGTGCCCGCCTCATGACAACGCTGGCGGACGCGGCGCGAGAAAAAGGAATACAGAAGCTGCAGGGCGAGGTACTGGCGGGTAACGGCAAGATGTTGCACTTCATGGAAGCGCTGGGCTTCTCGGCGGCCCCCGCGGCCGAAGATGCCTCGATCGTGCAAGTGTTCCGAAACCTATGA
- a CDS encoding DUF721 domain-containing protein, protein MTPMNRPAQPAEERPHPQRVSELVPRKALEACLARIENHRRLLETVRRLLPPPLAAHCRECVAGDVTLVLYAESAAWASQLRFYLPRIIEELAQEGHGQFRQGKVRTLSMAMEATHAGPPRPAPHRPLPATIAAIEAAARASEGEIGTALARLCGTLRRLPR, encoded by the coding sequence ATGACACCGATGAACCGCCCCGCGCAGCCGGCCGAGGAGCGGCCGCATCCTCAGCGGGTTTCCGAACTCGTCCCCAGAAAAGCCCTCGAAGCCTGCCTGGCACGCATCGAAAACCACCGAAGGCTGCTGGAAACGGTACGGCGTCTGCTGCCGCCCCCCTTGGCCGCCCATTGCCGGGAGTGCGTGGCGGGAGACGTCACCCTGGTGCTTTACGCCGAGTCGGCTGCCTGGGCTTCGCAGTTGCGCTTCTACCTGCCCCGGATCATCGAAGAACTGGCGCAGGAAGGCCATGGCCAGTTCCGCCAGGGCAAGGTCAGAACGCTCTCCATGGCCATGGAAGCAACGCACGCCGGCCCGCCCCGACCGGCCCCGCACCGTCCCCTCCCGGCGACGATCGCCGCGATCGAAGCGGCGGCGCGGGCCAGCGAGGGTGAAATCGGAACCGCCCTCGCCCGCCTGTGCGGCACCCTGCGCCGGTTGCCGCGTTGA
- the lpxC gene encoding UDP-3-O-acyl-N-acetylglucosamine deacetylase, translated as MIKQRTLKNVIRATGVGLHTGEKVYLTLRPAAPNSGIKFRRVDLAEPVVIDARPDNVGDTTLSTTLVKGDVRISTVEHLLSAFAGLGIDNAYVDVSAPEVPIMDGSAGPFVFLIQSAGVQEQEAPKQFIRIKRPLQVEDGDKWARFEPHDGFKVTFTIDFDHPVFDKDSQTASIEFSSTSFVKEIARARTFGFMRDIEMLRKNRLALGGSMDNAIVVDKFRVLNEDGLRSGDEFVKHKILDAIGDLYLLGHSLIGSFTGYKSGHGLNNHLLCELLKARDAWEMVSFEDEGYAPISYMRTAPAAR; from the coding sequence ATGATCAAACAAAGAACCTTGAAAAACGTCATCCGCGCCACCGGCGTGGGCCTTCACACCGGTGAAAAGGTTTATCTCACGCTCAGGCCGGCGGCACCCAATTCAGGCATCAAGTTCAGACGGGTCGACCTCGCCGAGCCGGTGGTGATCGATGCCCGGCCCGACAACGTCGGCGACACCACCTTGTCGACGACGCTGGTGAAAGGCGACGTGCGCATCTCCACGGTGGAACATCTGCTTTCCGCGTTCGCCGGCCTCGGGATCGACAATGCCTACGTCGACGTCAGCGCGCCGGAAGTGCCGATCATGGACGGCAGCGCCGGGCCCTTCGTGTTCCTGATCCAGTCCGCCGGCGTACAGGAACAGGAAGCGCCGAAGCAGTTCATACGCATCAAGCGGCCGCTCCAGGTCGAGGACGGCGACAAATGGGCCAGGTTCGAGCCTCATGACGGTTTCAAGGTGACGTTCACCATCGATTTCGACCATCCGGTTTTCGACAAGGACTCGCAGACTGCCAGCATCGAGTTTTCCTCGACCAGTTTCGTCAAGGAGATCGCCCGTGCCCGTACCTTCGGCTTCATGCGCGACATCGAGATGCTGCGCAAGAACCGTCTGGCCCTGGGCGGTTCCATGGACAATGCCATCGTCGTGGACAAATTCCGGGTGCTCAACGAGGACGGCCTGCGCAGCGGCGACGAGTTCGTCAAGCACAAGATCCTCGACGCCATCGGCGACCTCTATCTCCTGGGGCACAGCCTGATCGGCTCGTTCACCGGCTACAAATCCGGCCACGGCCTCAACAATCACCTGCTGTGCGAACTCCTGAAGGCGCGCGACGCCTGGGAAATGGTGAGCTTCGAGGACGAGGGGTACGCCCCGATCTCCTATATGCGGACGGCGCCGGCGGCGCGCTGA
- the ftsZ gene encoding cell division protein FtsZ, whose product MKFELVDSFSPNAVIKVIGVGGGGGNAVNHMVSSQIEGVDFICANTDAQALRNLGARTVIQLGNNLTKGLGAGANPDIGRQAALDDRERILEVLDGADMVFITAGMGGGTGTGAAPVIAEIAKEAGILTVAVVTKPFPFEGRKRRLVADKGIAELSQFVDSLITIPNEKLLPVLGKDVSLMAAFAAANDVLLGAVQGIAELITRPGLINVDFADVRTVMSEMGVAMMGTGVGSGPTRARDAAERAIASPLLEDISLSGAKGILVNITGGLDLAIGEFDEVGNAVKDYASDEAMVVIGTVIDPEMQDEVRVTVVATGLSGQSQMVSEAPLKLVHKQTGEIDYEQMQRPTVLRKQPKHEPRGEPSKEMDLEYLDIPAFLRRQAD is encoded by the coding sequence ATGAAATTTGAACTTGTAGATTCGTTTAGCCCGAACGCGGTCATCAAGGTGATCGGCGTCGGCGGCGGCGGTGGCAATGCCGTCAATCACATGGTGAGCAGCCAGATCGAGGGCGTCGATTTCATCTGCGCCAATACCGATGCCCAGGCGCTGCGCAACCTCGGTGCGCGCACCGTCATCCAACTGGGCAATAATCTGACGAAAGGCCTGGGCGCCGGGGCCAACCCTGACATCGGCCGGCAGGCCGCGCTCGACGACCGCGAGCGTATCCTCGAAGTGCTGGATGGCGCCGACATGGTGTTCATCACGGCGGGCATGGGCGGCGGCACCGGCACCGGCGCGGCGCCCGTCATCGCGGAAATCGCCAAGGAAGCCGGCATTCTCACCGTGGCGGTCGTGACCAAGCCATTCCCATTCGAAGGGCGCAAGCGCCGTCTGGTCGCCGACAAGGGCATCGCGGAACTGAGCCAGTTCGTGGATTCCCTCATCACCATTCCGAACGAGAAGCTCCTGCCCGTGTTGGGCAAGGACGTGAGTCTGATGGCCGCGTTCGCGGCGGCGAACGATGTGTTGCTCGGCGCGGTGCAGGGCATCGCCGAGCTGATTACCCGCCCGGGCCTCATCAACGTGGATTTCGCCGACGTTCGCACCGTCATGTCGGAAATGGGCGTCGCCATGATGGGTACGGGTGTGGGCAGCGGTCCGACCCGTGCGCGCGACGCCGCCGAACGGGCCATCGCCAGCCCGCTGCTGGAAGACATCAGCCTCTCCGGCGCGAAGGGCATCCTGGTCAACATCACCGGCGGTCTCGATCTTGCCATCGGCGAATTCGACGAAGTGGGCAATGCGGTCAAGGACTATGCCTCCGACGAGGCGATGGTCGTCATCGGCACTGTGATCGATCCCGAGATGCAGGACGAAGTCCGCGTCACCGTGGTGGCGACCGGACTCTCGGGCCAGTCCCAGATGGTCTCCGAGGCGCCGCTGAAACTGGTGCACAAGCAGACCGGCGAAATCGACTACGAACAGATGCAGCGCCCCACGGTGCTGCGCAAGCAGCCCAAACACGAGCCGCGCGGCGAACCCAGCAAGGAAATGGATCTCGAGTATCTCGACATCCCCGCATTCCTGCGCCGCCAAGCCGATTGA